The Streptomyces sp. NBC_01775 genome includes a region encoding these proteins:
- a CDS encoding oxygenase MpaB family protein, which produces MHHESVTARETHSHPHSGSGPPPRPDHAGPEPPPPGGILWDVAGEIRMLLMLPAALTMQVAHPAVGAGVDEHSVFRTDPWGRGERSLRSVLLWVYGGEEGAEEGRRLRELHKTIQGTDAHGRKYHALAPAYYAWVHATGFPTYRHAQRYLGRRPYTAAQERQLYAEWLQVGRVLGINDRDMPQTLEEFWPYWNRMLVEEIEPTKVAVELAAVNRDIPPPPYGSRPVRVALRMVWPLVVPGIARFRRFMTVGMMPPEARRALRLRWTVRQERRLRRLGRVLAFVVPRLPERVRYLPYARCARAAR; this is translated from the coding sequence ATGCATCATGAAAGCGTGACGGCACGTGAAACGCACTCGCATCCCCACTCCGGATCGGGCCCGCCCCCGCGCCCGGACCACGCCGGCCCGGAGCCCCCGCCGCCGGGCGGCATCCTGTGGGACGTGGCAGGCGAGATCCGGATGCTCCTCATGCTGCCCGCCGCGCTGACGATGCAGGTCGCCCACCCCGCCGTGGGCGCGGGCGTGGATGAGCACTCCGTCTTCCGCACCGACCCCTGGGGCCGGGGCGAGCGCTCCTTGCGCAGCGTGCTGCTGTGGGTCTACGGGGGAGAGGAAGGCGCCGAGGAGGGGCGCAGGCTGCGCGAGCTGCACAAGACGATCCAGGGCACCGACGCGCACGGCAGGAAGTACCACGCCCTCGCTCCGGCCTACTACGCCTGGGTGCACGCCACCGGATTCCCCACCTACCGGCACGCCCAGCGATATCTGGGCCGCCGCCCCTACACGGCGGCCCAGGAGCGGCAGCTGTACGCGGAGTGGCTCCAGGTCGGCCGCGTCCTGGGCATCAACGACCGGGACATGCCGCAGACCCTCGAGGAGTTCTGGCCCTACTGGAACCGGATGCTCGTCGAGGAGATCGAGCCCACCAAGGTCGCCGTCGAGCTGGCGGCGGTGAACCGCGACATTCCGCCGCCGCCCTACGGATCCCGCCCTGTGCGGGTGGCTCTCCGGATGGTGTGGCCGCTTGTGGTGCCCGGGATCGCGCGGTTCCGGCGCTTCATGACCGTCGGGATGATGCCGCCTGAAGCGCGGCGGGCGCTGCGGCTGCGGTGGACGGTGCGGCAGGAGCGACGCTTGCGGCGGCTGGGGCGCGTCTTGGCCTTCGTCGTCCCCCGCCTCCCCGAGCGTGTCCGCTACCTCCCTTACGCCCGGTGCGCTCGTGCGGCCCGGTGA
- a CDS encoding roadblock/LC7 domain-containing protein: protein MITDSKLDWLLESLLERTPGARHALVLSRDGLKLCRTPELSIDQADQLAAISAGIQSLSHGASVEFGNGSGGVRQAMAEFYGGILFVVEAGDGAHLAVVADEDSDVGLIGHNMNELVEQLSEYLSSPPREPATGDGHGDGPA from the coding sequence ATGATCACTGACAGCAAGCTCGACTGGCTGCTGGAGAGTCTGCTGGAACGTACGCCGGGTGCCCGGCACGCCTTGGTGCTCTCCCGCGACGGACTCAAGCTCTGCCGCACTCCGGAGCTGTCCATCGACCAGGCCGACCAGCTCGCGGCCATCTCCGCCGGCATCCAGAGCCTCTCCCACGGCGCCTCCGTGGAGTTCGGCAACGGGAGCGGCGGGGTGCGCCAGGCCATGGCCGAGTTCTACGGCGGCATCCTGTTCGTCGTGGAGGCGGGGGACGGCGCGCATCTGGCCGTCGTCGCCGACGAGGACTCCGACGTCGGGCTGATCGGCCACAACATGAACGAACTGGTCGAACAGCTCAGCGAGTACCTCAGCTCACCGCCCCGCGAGCCCGCCACAGGCGACGGGCACGGAGACGGACCGGCATGA
- a CDS encoding M1 family metallopeptidase yields MRHRLIVPGAVAASLLLAVPASAAEPAPGAPGVGDPYYPDYGNGGYDVSHYDLRLKYQPKSDALEGTATLLTTATQDLSRFNLDFALDVTEVRVGGKKAKFTTSGAHELEITPAKSLAKGERATVVVRYQGTPSKVEVNGFTSWLRTPDGGVAANEPEAAWWWFPSNDHPTDKAGYDVSVAVPDGTQAISNGTLQSQSSRAGWTRYNWRSRAPQATYLATLAVGKFDITQDKTDSGLPVINAYSKDLGEHAGAARASVERTGELTGWLEKYFGKYPFDAVGGYVPNTDTTYALETQTRPFYSPDDFSDGSNTSVVVHELAHQWYGDSVSLKGWKDIWINEGFARYSQWLWSEDQGEGTAQELADYAYASHPADDAFWKVEPGDPGAANQFHSAVYDRGAMAVQALRNKVGDKDFFAILKGWPKQHAGGNADVGDFVAYAEEVSGTSLNSLFDTWLYEPSKPDASAAGASADAAPNKPSSWKQIHSVDHPVTESR; encoded by the coding sequence GTGCGTCACAGACTGATCGTCCCGGGTGCGGTGGCAGCCTCGCTGCTGCTGGCGGTCCCCGCCTCGGCCGCCGAACCGGCCCCGGGAGCGCCGGGCGTGGGCGACCCCTACTACCCGGACTACGGGAACGGCGGATACGACGTCTCCCACTACGACCTGCGGCTCAAGTACCAGCCGAAGTCGGACGCGCTGGAGGGCACGGCGACCCTGCTGACCACCGCCACCCAGGATCTGTCGCGCTTCAACCTGGACTTCGCGCTGGACGTCACCGAAGTGCGGGTGGGCGGGAAGAAGGCGAAGTTCACCACCTCCGGCGCCCATGAACTGGAGATCACTCCGGCCAAGTCCCTGGCCAAGGGTGAGCGGGCGACCGTAGTCGTGCGCTACCAGGGCACCCCCTCCAAGGTCGAGGTGAACGGCTTCACCTCCTGGCTGCGCACCCCGGACGGCGGGGTCGCGGCCAACGAGCCGGAGGCCGCCTGGTGGTGGTTCCCCAGCAACGACCACCCCACCGACAAGGCCGGCTACGACGTCAGCGTCGCCGTCCCGGACGGCACCCAGGCGATCAGCAACGGCACGCTCCAGTCGCAGTCCTCGCGCGCCGGATGGACGCGCTACAACTGGCGCTCCCGCGCGCCCCAGGCCACGTACCTCGCCACCCTCGCCGTCGGCAAGTTCGACATCACCCAGGACAAGACGGACTCCGGACTGCCCGTCATCAACGCCTACAGCAAGGATCTCGGCGAGCACGCGGGCGCGGCGCGGGCGAGCGTCGAGCGGACCGGCGAGCTGACCGGATGGCTGGAGAAATACTTCGGCAAGTACCCCTTCGACGCGGTGGGCGGCTACGTCCCCAACACGGACACCACCTATGCGCTGGAGACCCAGACGCGGCCCTTCTACAGCCCCGACGACTTCTCCGACGGCTCCAACACCTCGGTCGTCGTCCACGAACTGGCCCACCAGTGGTACGGCGACAGCGTCTCGCTCAAGGGCTGGAAGGACATATGGATCAACGAGGGTTTCGCGCGGTACAGCCAATGGCTGTGGTCCGAGGACCAGGGTGAGGGCACCGCGCAGGAACTGGCCGACTACGCCTACGCCTCACACCCGGCCGACGACGCGTTCTGGAAGGTCGAGCCCGGCGACCCCGGCGCTGCCAACCAGTTCCACAGCGCTGTCTACGACCGCGGCGCCATGGCGGTGCAGGCGCTGCGCAACAAGGTCGGCGACAAGGACTTCTTCGCCATCTTGAAGGGCTGGCCGAAGCAGCACGCGGGCGGCAACGCGGACGTGGGCGACTTCGTCGCCTACGCGGAGGAGGTTTCCGGTACGTCGTTGAACTCGCTCTTCGACACGTGGCTGTACGAGCCGTCGAAGCCCGACGCCTCGGCGGCGGGCGCTTCCGCTGACGCGGCTCCGAACAAGCCCAGCTCGTGGAAGCAGATCCACTCTGTGGACCATCCGGTCACCGAATCGCGCTAG
- a CDS encoding GTP-binding protein, whose amino-acid sequence MTPDPEARPPLHSTAAHGLKIVIVGGFGVGKTTMVRAVSDIRPLNTEETMTRAGESVDDVADVRGKTTTTIAFDFGRISLNEETVLYLFGAPGQERFWFLWDRLFSGTLGAVVLVDTRRLSDSWYAIDRLEAHGTPFIVARNDFGGPQHTAQQVREALDLSEDVPLVECDARSRESSRDVLLALVHHLYALSTARAARETAP is encoded by the coding sequence ATGACACCCGACCCCGAGGCCAGGCCGCCACTGCACAGCACGGCGGCGCACGGGCTGAAGATCGTGATTGTCGGCGGCTTCGGGGTCGGCAAGACGACCATGGTCCGGGCCGTCAGCGACATCCGTCCCCTGAACACCGAGGAGACGATGACCCGTGCCGGGGAGAGCGTCGATGACGTCGCCGACGTCCGGGGCAAGACCACGACCACGATCGCGTTCGACTTCGGACGGATCAGCCTGAACGAGGAGACGGTGCTCTACCTGTTCGGCGCGCCCGGCCAGGAGAGGTTCTGGTTCCTGTGGGACCGGCTGTTCTCGGGCACGCTGGGCGCCGTGGTGCTGGTGGACACCCGCCGGCTGTCCGACTCCTGGTACGCCATCGACCGCCTGGAGGCGCACGGGACCCCGTTCATCGTCGCCCGCAACGACTTCGGCGGGCCCCAGCACACCGCCCAGCAGGTGCGCGAAGCCCTCGACCTGTCCGAGGACGTCCCCCTCGTCGAGTGCGACGCACGCTCCCGCGAGTCCAGCCGGGACGTGCTGCTCGCGCTCGTCCACCACCTGTACGCCCTGTCCACCGCGCGCGCCGCCCGGGAGACCGCTCCGTGA
- a CDS encoding DUF742 domain-containing protein, protein MKRPGRDDDPDRLYTVTGGRSRSAAGADTFDLVTLVVSEGEPVRGMQSEHAAILRVCRFPTAVVELASDLGLPVSVVRILLGDLLAEGKITARHPRKATAAHALPDPDILKQVLVGLRNI, encoded by the coding sequence ATGAAGCGGCCGGGCCGGGACGACGACCCGGACCGGCTGTACACCGTCACCGGTGGGCGCAGCCGTTCCGCTGCGGGTGCGGACACCTTCGACCTGGTGACACTCGTGGTCAGCGAGGGCGAGCCCGTGCGCGGCATGCAGTCGGAGCACGCCGCGATCCTGCGCGTCTGCCGCTTCCCCACGGCGGTCGTCGAGCTGGCCTCGGATCTCGGCCTGCCCGTCAGCGTCGTCCGCATCCTGCTGGGCGACCTGCTTGCCGAGGGAAAGATCACCGCCCGCCATCCGCGCAAGGCGACCGCCGCCCACGCGCTGCCCGACCCCGACATCCTGAAGCAGGTGCTCGTTGGACTCCGCAACATATGA
- a CDS encoding sensor histidine kinase — MTFPEIPPPPADGAAGRTERQSAAAPGTATGTALALLAAVVVAAVACLSAVYTAPESVRVPVAWGSGAAGLVLCVTVAVAAHSVLTARALRTRLAAQDAQAAGREAADGHFAADVVPAVIARLRAGGSAETALAEAPPVATEAQRKVLVTLATEVHRGESMRAAAMSACANAAGRVQALATSMAADLREMEHRHADEDVLGDLLHLDHRTAQTGRIADSIAVLTGARSGRRWAKPIVMESILRGAMGRISGYQRVRLHSASTVAIAGHAAEGVMHTLAELMDNAANFSPPTSEVHVYVEEVAAGAVITIEDGGLVMGEVALRRAQRAVSAEHGDLTTLSGTRLGLAVVGRLARKHGLSVSFRPSAHGGTGVLVRIPRELITEPRTEEPTAPAPAQAAARPAADARNPARGAPRAVATAGAAPRPTALPPSQEQEEEPGPRPGKPARTEVSGMDGNGDGDPGSGREHAAAPPPPEFGESGLPKRRRGQTLAAVARSESTAARSASSEASSPSGASSPDDPDPDSATSPDSPGAPGGPTRPRRPSGARFGDFRRAVQGGSPSEETSRTSSAPASSPARSSPLPEDDTE; from the coding sequence ATGACCTTCCCCGAGATACCACCGCCACCGGCCGACGGCGCGGCGGGCCGCACGGAACGGCAGTCGGCCGCGGCACCAGGGACGGCCACGGGCACGGCCCTCGCGCTGCTGGCCGCCGTGGTGGTCGCCGCTGTCGCCTGTCTGAGCGCTGTCTACACCGCGCCCGAGTCCGTCCGTGTACCGGTCGCCTGGGGCAGCGGTGCCGCGGGCCTCGTACTGTGCGTCACCGTCGCCGTCGCCGCGCACTCCGTGCTCACCGCACGGGCGCTGCGCACCCGCCTCGCCGCCCAGGACGCCCAGGCGGCGGGCCGGGAGGCGGCCGACGGACACTTCGCCGCCGACGTCGTCCCCGCCGTCATCGCCCGGCTGCGCGCGGGCGGCTCGGCCGAGACCGCGCTCGCCGAGGCTCCCCCCGTGGCCACCGAGGCGCAGCGCAAGGTGCTGGTCACCCTGGCGACCGAGGTGCACAGGGGCGAGAGCATGCGGGCCGCCGCCATGTCCGCGTGCGCCAACGCGGCGGGCCGGGTCCAGGCGCTGGCCACGAGCATGGCCGCCGACCTGCGCGAGATGGAGCACCGGCACGCCGACGAGGACGTGCTCGGCGACCTGCTGCACCTGGACCACAGGACCGCGCAGACCGGGCGTATCGCCGACTCCATCGCCGTACTGACCGGGGCGCGTTCGGGCCGGCGCTGGGCCAAGCCGATCGTCATGGAGAGCATTCTGCGCGGCGCCATGGGCCGCATCAGCGGCTACCAGCGCGTGCGACTGCACTCCGCCAGTACCGTCGCCATCGCGGGGCACGCCGCCGAGGGCGTGATGCACACCCTGGCCGAACTGATGGACAACGCGGCCAACTTCTCCCCGCCCACCTCCGAAGTGCACGTCTACGTCGAGGAGGTGGCCGCGGGCGCCGTCATCACCATCGAGGACGGCGGCCTGGTCATGGGCGAGGTCGCGCTGCGCCGCGCCCAGCGGGCCGTCTCCGCCGAGCACGGCGACCTGACGACTCTGTCCGGCACCCGCCTCGGCCTCGCCGTCGTGGGGCGGCTGGCGCGCAAGCACGGCCTGTCGGTCTCCTTCCGGCCCTCGGCGCACGGCGGCACGGGGGTGCTGGTGCGGATCCCGCGCGAGCTGATCACCGAGCCGCGGACCGAAGAGCCCACCGCGCCCGCCCCCGCGCAGGCCGCCGCACGCCCCGCCGCGGATGCCCGGAACCCCGCGCGTGGCGCCCCGCGCGCCGTCGCCACGGCGGGTGCCGCCCCCCGGCCGACGGCCCTGCCGCCCTCCCAGGAACAGGAAGAAGAACCCGGGCCACGGCCCGGCAAGCCCGCCAGGACGGAGGTCTCCGGCATGGACGGCAACGGCGACGGCGACCCCGGAAGCGGGCGCGAGCACGCCGCCGCGCCTCCCCCGCCGGAGTTCGGCGAGAGCGGGCTTCCCAAGCGTCGGCGGGGCCAGACGCTCGCTGCCGTCGCCCGCTCCGAGTCCACCGCCGCACGGAGCGCGTCCTCCGAAGCGTCCTCCCCCTCCGGGGCGTCCTCCCCCGACGACCCCGACCCCGACTCCGCGACCTCCCCGGACTCCCCAGGCGCCCCGGGCGGCCCCACCCGGCCGCGGCGCCCGTCCGGGGCGAGATTCGGCGACTTCCGCCGCGCCGTTCAAGGCGGCAGTCCGTCCGAAGAGACCAGCCGGACCTCGTCGGCTCCGGCCTCCTCCCCCGCCCGTTCCTCTCCCCTCCCGGAGGACGACACCGAATGA
- a CDS encoding M14 family metallopeptidase, with protein MPTLARFSRAPWKTAALTSAALLLPLLATAPLAEAAPGPRAAADPPRTGFERTDGARWTTQPEEQDFLAAVDKASRRVALDTIGTTKQGRPVQLVRIGAPAPSGPEQIRRGNSVLLICSQHGDEPSGREACLTKLRDLAFTKDRATQRFLSRTTVLVVPTANPDGRAADTRGNSDGIDINRDHLALKTAEARAMAALTRDYRPDTVYDLHEYGATEPYYVKDLLSLWPRNLNASRGIHRESTALSEKYVRPSAGDAGYSTGIYGIWTDPETGEPVKQVAGDGQERILRNTVGVKHAVGQLVETRVDPLTEEEKADEALNNRRRVGSQLAGLKGAFDFTGQRRGRIEAATDKARAQGWADHGPVHLGGADNEKPSDDQVLTDPPCGYRLSAGQWQDVKTPLGLHGVKAERRGDGVLVPLRQSQRALVPLLLDRRAEFKLTDGTPAETCR; from the coding sequence ATGCCCACGCTCGCGCGGTTCAGCCGCGCCCCCTGGAAGACGGCGGCCCTGACGTCGGCCGCACTGCTCCTCCCCCTGCTCGCCACCGCCCCCCTCGCCGAGGCGGCCCCCGGCCCGCGCGCAGCGGCCGATCCGCCCCGCACCGGCTTCGAACGCACCGACGGGGCACGCTGGACCACCCAGCCCGAGGAACAGGACTTCCTGGCCGCCGTCGACAAGGCGAGCCGCCGCGTCGCGCTCGACACCATCGGAACGACCAAGCAGGGCAGGCCCGTCCAGCTCGTCCGCATCGGTGCCCCCGCGCCCTCGGGACCCGAGCAGATTCGGCGCGGCAACTCCGTACTGCTCATCTGTTCCCAGCACGGTGACGAACCCTCCGGGCGCGAGGCGTGTCTGACGAAGCTCCGCGACCTCGCCTTCACCAAGGACCGCGCCACCCAGCGCTTCTTGTCCCGTACGACCGTCCTCGTCGTCCCCACGGCCAACCCCGACGGCCGCGCCGCCGACACCCGGGGCAACTCCGACGGCATCGACATCAACCGCGACCATCTGGCCCTCAAGACGGCGGAAGCCCGCGCCATGGCGGCCCTGACCCGCGACTACCGGCCCGACACGGTCTACGACCTGCACGAGTACGGCGCCACCGAGCCGTACTACGTCAAGGACCTGCTCTCGCTGTGGCCGCGCAACCTCAACGCCTCGCGCGGCATTCACCGGGAGTCCACGGCGCTCTCCGAGAAGTACGTACGCCCCTCCGCGGGCGACGCGGGCTACAGCACCGGCATCTACGGCATCTGGACCGACCCCGAGACCGGCGAGCCGGTCAAGCAGGTGGCGGGCGACGGGCAGGAGCGCATCCTGCGCAACACGGTCGGCGTCAAGCACGCGGTCGGCCAGCTCGTGGAGACCCGCGTCGATCCCCTCACAGAGGAGGAGAAGGCGGACGAGGCGCTCAACAACCGCCGCCGCGTGGGCTCCCAGCTCGCCGGGCTGAAGGGCGCCTTCGACTTCACCGGCCAGCGCCGCGGCAGGATCGAGGCGGCCACCGACAAGGCCCGCGCCCAGGGCTGGGCCGACCACGGGCCCGTCCATCTCGGCGGCGCCGACAACGAGAAGCCCTCAGACGACCAGGTCCTCACCGACCCGCCCTGCGGCTACCGGCTGAGCGCCGGCCAGTGGCAGGACGTCAAGACCCCCCTCGGCCTCCACGGCGTCAAGGCCGAACGCCGGGGCGACGGCGTACTCGTCCCGCTGCGCCAGTCGCAGCGCGCGCTGGTGCCGCTGCTGCTGGACAGGCGCGCCGAGTTCAAGCTGACCGACGGAACGCCGGCCGAGACCTGCCGCTGA
- a CDS encoding cytochrome P450 — translation MGPRFRNDQRSRVYRELRAEHGPLAPVTLPGEVPAWLVLGYRELHQVTTDPALFSRDSGLWNQWPNIPADWPLLPMVGKQDSILYTVGERHQRRKSLTSDALAAVDPFELRTHSERFADELIDTMCGRGTADLIAEYAMEMPALVLARLCGFSDEEGRALVPSINALVDGGEDAVAGRENVMTAMRTLMSSRRAAPAAGVASRMLHHDFTEDFSFEELVEDMLVIFVAAHQPTADWIGNSLRLMLTDDRFAASLTGGRHSVPEAMNEVLWEDTPSQNIAGRWATRDTRLGGQRVAAGDLLILSFAAANSDPEVRPDQEAFTGGNSAFLSFGHGNHRCPYPGQDIAEGVARTSIEVLLDRLPDVELAVSPEALVWRPSPWLRGLASLPVRFTPTPTSGPGGNR, via the coding sequence ATGGGGCCGAGATTCCGCAACGACCAGCGCTCCCGCGTCTACCGGGAGCTGCGTGCCGAGCACGGCCCCCTCGCACCGGTGACCCTGCCGGGCGAGGTGCCCGCCTGGCTGGTGCTCGGATACCGCGAGCTCCACCAGGTCACCACCGACCCCGCGCTCTTCAGCCGGGACTCGGGCCTGTGGAACCAGTGGCCGAACATCCCCGCCGACTGGCCGCTGCTGCCGATGGTCGGCAAGCAGGATTCCATCCTCTACACCGTCGGAGAGCGGCACCAGCGCCGCAAGTCCCTGACCAGCGACGCGCTGGCAGCCGTCGACCCGTTCGAGCTGCGCACCCACTCCGAGCGCTTCGCGGACGAACTCATCGACACCATGTGCGGGCGGGGCACGGCGGACCTGATCGCGGAGTACGCCATGGAGATGCCGGCGCTCGTCCTGGCCAGACTCTGCGGCTTCTCCGACGAGGAGGGCCGGGCGCTGGTGCCCAGCATCAACGCGCTGGTCGACGGCGGCGAGGACGCGGTCGCGGGCAGGGAAAACGTCATGACCGCCATGCGCACCCTGATGTCCTCACGGCGGGCGGCGCCCGCGGCGGGGGTGGCCTCCCGGATGCTGCACCACGACTTCACCGAGGACTTCTCCTTCGAAGAACTCGTCGAAGACATGCTGGTCATCTTTGTCGCGGCCCACCAGCCCACCGCCGACTGGATCGGCAACTCGCTGCGCCTGATGCTCACCGACGACCGGTTCGCCGCCTCTCTCACCGGCGGCCGGCACAGCGTCCCCGAGGCGATGAACGAGGTGCTGTGGGAGGACACCCCCTCCCAGAACATCGCCGGCCGCTGGGCCACCCGCGACACCCGGCTCGGCGGGCAGCGCGTCGCGGCGGGCGACCTGCTGATCCTCAGCTTCGCCGCGGCCAACAGCGACCCGGAGGTACGCCCCGACCAGGAGGCGTTCACCGGCGGCAACAGCGCCTTCCTCTCCTTCGGACACGGGAATCACCGCTGCCCCTACCCCGGACAGGACATCGCCGAGGGCGTCGCCCGTACCAGCATCGAGGTGCTGCTCGACCGGCTGCCCGACGTGGAGCTTGCGGTGAGTCCCGAGGCGCTGGTCTGGCGTCCCTCGCCGTGGCTGCGCGGCCTGGCCTCGCTGCCGGTGCGCTTCACTCCGACCCCCACGAGCGGCCCGGGAGGAAACCGATGA